The genomic stretch tcagcctcctcttggatctcccttcctcctgtctctccccactcctgtttatttttcattccactgcctggatcatcttcctacagaaacgctctgggcatgtcacttccctcctccaaaacctccagtggttgcccatcaacctctgcatgaaacaaaaactccttactcttggcttccaagctttccatccccttgccccctcctacctcatctcccttctctctcctgcccaccctgcacgctccgctcctctgccactcacctcctcatggtcccccgttcacgcctgtcccgccgttgacccctggcccacgtcccgccactgtcctggaacgccctccctcctcacctccgccaaactaactctcttcccctcttcaaagttctcctgagagctcacctcctccaggaggccttcccagacggagccccccccccccttctctctgtttcctctctgccccactcccctccgtaaagtactgtactaacggccgggagagtacaatacaacagcagacagacaagttcctgcccaaagcgagctcacagtctagacattaatTCACATAAACAAATACATAACAGATCTTTGCAGACCTATCatctcagatatgtacatatatttctaTTTGCAGATATATCTCAGCCTCCTGGGGTTCAAGGTGGGCACAGAGACCCTTGTGCAgagccagagagaagcagtgtggcttaggggcaagagccctggcttgggagtcagaggccttgggttctaatcccggctccgccacttgtctgccgtgtgacctcgggcgagccagttcacttctctgtgccacactcatctcatccgtaaaaggggcattacgactgtgagccccacgtgggagaattattgccattgttcttgtccgtctgtttcccccgattagactgtaagcccgtcaaagggcagggactggaatgtatttgtctattccaagcgcttagtacagtgctctgcacatagtaagtgctccataaatactattgaatgaatgagaatctgATGAcctccctagcgctcagaacagcgcttggcacagagcaagcgcttaacacataccctcATGATtaccgcctgctgggtgacctcgggcgagccacttcccttctctgtggctccgtcatcacatctggaaaatggggatgaagaaggtgATGACCTCGCCTCTCCCCCGGAAACCTGGATCATCATCGGcccagggctccgcacagagtgagcgccccATCGCTCCGGGGGCATGAATGAGTGCGGGCGGGGCCCGCTCCGCTTCTCCCTGGCgggggggccggcccgggccggggtcaCGGAGGGGTcgccagggtggggagggggtctcccgcggggccggcgggggccgcgagggggcgcgcgcgcgcggagggggcggggcgaaggaggagaggagacgaGGCCACGCCCCCGGCGGCAGAGGCGACCAatgggaggccgggggggcggggctccccgAAGGCGGgaagcgggggcggggcctcgctcGGCCGGCGCGCGGACGGGCTGGGCCGggtcgggtcgggccgggccgggccgggttgggccgggcggtggggggaggggcgggccgggcggcggcggcggcggcggcggcggcggcggcaacaTTGTTGCAACTTGGAGAAAGTGAGCCGAGGGGCCCCCGGCCGGAGCGGCGGCCCTCGGTGCGGGGCGGCCCCcggagccctccctcccccccccgccccccggccccatgGAGAACTTCCAGAAGGTGGAGAAGATCGGGGAGGGCACCTACGGGGTCGTCTACAAGGCCAAGAACAAGCTGACGGGGGAGGTGGTGGCGCTGAAGAAGATCCGGCTGGACACGTCAGTCGGTCCCTtggggcgccccctcccctcccctcccctcccctcccctcccctcccctcccctcccctccccctcggggggtgggggaggggacccccGGGGGACGGACGGTTACCGGCGCCAACGGTCCCGCCCCCAGAATGACGGTCGAGCCGGTCCCGGGAGTcccggggaaaaggggggaggggaggagggggggctgggggaggcccgggggtcctgaaccccttcccccctccccttgcagCGAGACCGAGGGGGTCCCCAGCACTGCCATCCGAGAGATCTCCCTGCTCAAGGAGCTCAGTCACCCCAACATCGTCAAGtaagcaaagggagggagggagggagggaggggcggcggggtgtcgtcgtcccccccccccccaactgcccATCCATCAGTCctcccgggtgcggagcactgcactgagcgctggggagagcccgggagaagagagtgggtagacgcCTTcgccgcccacgaggagcttcttcCTCTCGTGTCCCTCCTTTTCGGTCTCTTTTGAGGCCGGGCCTCCCccgcctgcctcccccagccccgggcgggaggtgggggggctccACTGAGGGTCACTTCTGGGGCCCCTTCTGGgttccgtctacacccactccctcccactcGTGCGCTCCCCCAGCCTCGACTCCctgcggataataataatgcgggcattaagcgcgtactatgtgccaagcactgttctgagcgctgccccatcgccttgtatctctcccccggcgcttagaacagtgcttggcatgtagtaagcatttaacaaatatcctcattatcattattattattacaaggtcatcaggtcagcccacgtagggctcacgcgcttgatccccatttcccagatgaggtgaccgaggcacagagaagcgaagcgactcgcccgaggtcacacagctcacacggcggagccgggattagaacccgtgacctctgagcccccagcacggggctctttgcactgagccacgctgcttctaagcagatTGCGGATGATTCCCcagtctccctctccatccaggcccgacgttcattcaattcattcgatagtatttattgagcgcttactaggtgcagagcactgtactaagggacgtCCCTCCCTCTGTCCAGCCTCGCAtcccctcccgccttcaggacttctgacttggctgtcctcccgtcacctcaaactcaacttgtccaaaacacagctccctctctttccacccgAACCTGTGTCCCCCACcacgactttcccgtcactgtagatggcaccaccatccttcccgtctcacaagcctgtgatcTTGGCTTTATCGGTGATGCGTCTCggtccttcaacccacatattcaatgcgtCACCAGATCCCATCCGTCCCACCGTCGCGACATCGCTAAAAGCTGCCCTTCGCctcataatactactaatgatgacatttgttaagcattttctatgtgccaagcactgttctaaatgctagggaagatacagggtgatcagcttgtcccacatggggctcacggtctttatccccattttacagatgaggtcactgagggacggagaagtgaagtgacttgcccaaagtcacacagctgacaagtggctgagccgggatttgaacccatgactttggaCTCCCAAAGGCTCTGtctgctgagccacgcttcttctcacgcggagtgcttagaacacaagcctgggaatcagaaggtcatgaggtctCATCCCGGcctcaacacttgcctgctgtgtggccttgggcaaaccatttcacttctctgtgcttcagttacctcctctgtaaaatggggatgagggctaTGAGCTCTatgcgggtcagggaccgtggcctacccgatttgcttggatccaccccagcatttagtacaatgcctagcacgtaataagcgcttaacaaacgccgttactattattatttttattatccaaactgttaccacattgatacagtcactcatcctgtcccacccggattactgcatcagcctccttgctgccctcccagcctcctgtctcactccattccaggccatacttcactctgctgcccggttcatttttctacaaaaacgttcaggatgtgacaccccactcctcagaaaactccagtggttggcccatccacctccgcatccaacaaaaactcctcaccatgctctccatcacttctctcccctcctacctcacctcccttctctccttctacaacccaggctgcgcacttcacccctctagtgctaatcttctcactatgtctccatctcgcctgtctcgccgccgacctctagcccacgtcctgctctggcctggaacgccctccctcctcaaatctgatggacagtgactctccccccaccttcaaagccttactgaaggcccatctcctccgagaggccttcccagactaagctccgcttctcatttcccgctcccttctgcgtcaccctgacttcctccctttgctttcctcccccccacccccgccagcctcacaccacttatgtccttatctgtaatggtatttatttgtactgatgtctttctccacctccccaagactggaaactcgtttttggcagggaatgacactgtttactgttgtatcttactgtcccaagtgcttagtagtgctctgcacacagtaagtgctcaataaatactattttctgAATAGAGGGGGCGGGTGCAGGTGGTAGTCCCCGCCTCAGCATGGCCCCCCTCCCATCCGTCCCTCCCACACACCCCTGccgccctccccctttccccgcccccgcaGGTTGCTGGACGTCATCCACACGGAAAACAAGCTCTACCTGGTTTTCGAGTTCTTACACCAGGACCTGAAGAAGTTCATGGATGCGTCCACGCTGACCGGCATCCCCCTGCCTCTCATCAAGGTAGACCCCCCAGTACCCtcgagtacagagctctgcacgtcgtaagcgcccaataaataacagtgatcgATCGATTATTggagactctccctccccttcagtcaatcagtcaatcagtcggaaaacagcatggcgtagcagaaagagcccgggcctgggaatccgaggatctgggttctaattctggctcagctgcatgtctgctgggtgaccttgggcaagtcgcttcgtttctctgggcctcagttacctcatcagtgaaatggggatgaagactgtgagccccacgtgggacatacactgtatctgacctgattagcttgtatctgctcctgcacctagtaaggaccctggcatatagtaaaaacttaactaaTATTGTTGAAAAGAAATCGAttgtatttctcgagcacttagtgtAAGAGTCGCTTACCCCCAGGCCTTCTGTAAACTAACATcttggaaggggtggagggagggggctggcagTTGGGATCATTGAAGCGCCTTGGCCCcctacaccccccgccccccggggtctGGATGATCGGTGCCCCTtcgcccccaaccccacggcctccccctcctgtctctccacccaGAGCTACCTGTTCCAGCTCCTGCAGGGCCTGGCCTTCTGCCATTCCCACCGCGTCCTGCACCGGGACCTGAAGCCCCAGAACCTGCTCATCAACGCCGAGGGTGCCATCAAGCTGGCCGACTTTGGGCTGGCCCGGGCTTTCGGGGTGCCCGTGCGCACCTACACCCACGAGGTAGgaggtcccccctcccccccgagcccCGCGGGGACGGACACCAGGCGGAACCAGCCTCAAACAGCTTCCCGAGGGCCCGATCTGTCTTGCCCCctacctctcgcccgcatcctgcctctgacctggaccgccctccctctttatatctgacggacagtgactctccccccacttcaaagtcttatcaaagcccatttcctccaagaggccttccctgactgagccctcctttcctcttctcccactcccgtctgcgacTGCCTGACTTGCCCCCTCTATGCAGCCCCCTGCTTCcgtccccactgcacttgtgtccatatctgcaGATTatctgtttctgtctgtctccccctcaagactgtaagctcgccatgggcagggaacgtgtctgttatattgttgtaccgagccctcccaaatgcctagtatggggctctgcatacagtgagtgctcaataaatacgattgatcgatcacTAGAAGAGCGGGATCCTCAgtcgtccccctcctcccaccttggctccttcagtcagtgatatttgctgagcgtttcctgggtgcagagcaccatactaagcgcttggaagattatGGCACAACGGAACCggtagacaatttccctgtccacaaggagcttatcagtctagaaaggggagacagatactaaaataaaggAGGGATTTGGGccaggaggtgagggtggggtgaatatcaaggggttgaagggtacagatccacatgcaaaggcgacgcggaagggagagagagtaggggagttgagggcctagtcggggaaggcctctgggaggagatgtgacttttaggAAGGTTGAAAAGGGAGATTTGGTGGTCCgttgggtatgaagggggagacagtcccgggccagagggaggaggcgggcaaGGGGTACCTACAGTTCATAGGCTgggcttagaggagcaaagtgtgcgggccgggatggtaataggagatcactgaggtaaggaaAGGGGGGGAGCTGATTGAGAACATTCAAATCGCCATTGAGGAGTTTCTAACCCTGGAGGTGTTCGAAGAGGGGAGACGCGGacggaacgtttttgtagaagaatgatctaagtgaaggatggactggagtggggacagacaggagccagggaggtcagcgaggaggctgatgcagtagtctaggtaatcagtattgattgagcaccttctgtgtgcaaagcgccgggtttagcatttgggagagcagtcattcagtcatatttagtaagcgctcaataaatactattgaatgaatgaatgaatgaatgtttatttagcgcttactgtgttcagaggccCTGAACTAAAGAgcctggaaagtaaaatacagcaatagagacattccGTGCCtacaacaggatcacagtctgggggaggggccacagacataatgataatgatggcattggttaagcgcttactatgtgccaaacactgttctaagcgctggggcagatacaaggtaggttgttccacgtgaggctcacagtcttcatccccattttatagatgaggtaactgaggcccagagaagttaagcaaccggcccagagtcacacagctgataagtggcgcagccaggattagaatccacgacctctgactcccaagccccggctctttccactaggccacactgctgctcatcaaaacaagtaaacaggcatcaatataaataaatagaattatagaagtgTACATATCTACGTAAGTGccggggggtcgggaggggggggcagagcaaaggaagggagtcgtggtgacgccgaagggaggggaagctgaggagaagcggggcttggtctgggaaggcctcttggaggaggtgtttcagtaggactttgaaaaggggatgagtgattgtgggatcagaggagagagggcattccaggccagaggcagtccgGGCCCGGGGTCGGCGACGGGAAAGGTGAGATGGAAGCccattgagaaggttaacaccagaggagcagagtgtgcgggccagGGTGTATAACTGAAGCCAAAGATAACAGACACCCTGGCCTCAAGGTGCTTTACCCCCTACTGGGGGAAACAGTCCCAAAAATGTTTATAGAAATCAGTTAatgctgtgtttattgagcacttactgtgtgcagagccctgaggagcagcgtgtcctagtggaaagagcaccggcctgggagtcggcagaccaccggcctgggagtcggcggacctgggttttaatcccggctctgccgtgtaaCGGCTGATTGAccatgggcagagaagcagcgtgtcctagtggatagagcacggacctgggaatcagaaggccctgggttctaattctggccctgccacttgtctgctgtgtgaccatgggcaagtcgcttcacttctctgggcctcagtgacctcatctgtaaaatggggattgagaccgggagccccacgtgggacagggaccgtgcccaacctgatttgcttgtatctatcccggcgcttcgtagagtgcctggtacataggtgcttaataaataccattattattattatttcacttttctgggcctcagttccctcctctgcaaaatgaggatccattacctgctctaccccagtgcttagtaccccactgcttggcacctagtaagcgcttaccaaataccacaggtatcattcctaaatgggagagggaatgaagagACGAAGATGTGGAGTGTTTACATCGTGGATTACGGATTCGCCACAAGTTAAACCCTGGCTAGACAGAAAGTCcggaggtcagatacagtcccggtccccttCAGGCCTCACGGTGTAggtgatcctcattttacagaggaggaaactgaggcccgaagaggttaagtggcttagcCAAGCTGCTGGGTGTCAGTCAATcatctgtgcacacagta from Ornithorhynchus anatinus isolate Pmale09 chromosome 10, mOrnAna1.pri.v4, whole genome shotgun sequence encodes the following:
- the CDK2 gene encoding cyclin-dependent kinase 2 encodes the protein MENFQKVEKIGEGTYGVVYKAKNKLTGEVVALKKIRLDTETEGVPSTAIREISLLKELSHPNIVKLLDVIHTENKLYLVFEFLHQDLKKFMDASTLTGIPLPLIKSYLFQLLQGLAFCHSHRVLHRDLKPQNLLINAEGAIKLADFGLARAFGVPVRTYTHEVVTLWYRAPEILLGCKYYSTAVDIWSLGCIFAEMVTRRALFPGDSEIDQLFRIFRTLGTPDEAVWPGVTSMPDYKPSFPKWARQDFGKVVPPLDQAGRDLLAQMLYYDPNKRISAKAALTHSFFQDVSKPVPHLRL